A single window of Pseudarthrobacter defluvii DNA harbors:
- a CDS encoding S9 family peptidase codes for MTSTSLQDSTGTAIPAPPVAKKIPTERTHHGETFVDNYEWLRDKESPEVVEHLWAENAYQEAVTARQEPLREAIFQEIKGRTQETDLSVPHRKDGWWYFSRSAEGKEYGIHCRVKAQDTGDKVADWTPPAVEAGVGIPGEEILLDGNVEAEGKPFFSVGGTAVTVDGNLYAYAVDNSGDERFTLRIKDLRTGELLPDVIENIFYGVAFSPDGSRLFYTVVDESWRPYQVKAHVLGTPVAEDAVVYQEDDPAMWLGFELSADRRYLVLGIGCSEYSETRLLRFDEPTATVSIVISRDERILYEAEPFLLDGEEKVLLTHNRGAINSMVSLADPAGLRKPLAEQTWQTVVEHSGDVRVNGAGVTATHLIVSIRKDTIERVQVMELAGLGTPAQQEPVEPAFDEELYTAGVGGSDYEAPVIRLGYTSYFTPSRIYDFVLPTVERPAGELLLRKESPVLGGYDGSDYVAMREWATAADGTRIPLSVLRHKSIKQDSTAAGLVYGYGSYEMSMDPGFGIARLSLLDRGVVFVIAHIRGGGELGRHWYEDGKKLTKKNTFTDFVDATDWLAGSGWVDPSRIAALGGSAGGLLMGAVANMAPEKYAAIVAQVPFVDPLTSILDPDLPLSALEWEEWGNPITDPQAYAYMKSYSPYENVREVAYPKIAAVTSFNDTRVLYVEPAKWVQELRNKTTGSEPIVMKIEMDGGHGGASGRYVQWRERAWDYAFIADALGATELLPGAGLK; via the coding sequence ATGACCTCCACTTCCCTGCAGGATTCCACCGGCACCGCCATTCCCGCTCCCCCGGTTGCCAAAAAAATCCCTACCGAACGCACCCATCACGGGGAGACGTTCGTGGACAACTACGAGTGGCTGCGGGACAAGGAGTCGCCGGAAGTGGTGGAGCACCTGTGGGCCGAGAACGCCTACCAGGAAGCGGTCACCGCGCGCCAGGAGCCGCTTCGCGAGGCCATCTTCCAGGAGATCAAGGGCCGCACCCAGGAAACCGACCTTTCGGTCCCGCACCGCAAGGACGGCTGGTGGTACTTCAGCCGCTCCGCCGAAGGCAAGGAATACGGCATCCACTGCCGCGTGAAGGCGCAGGACACCGGGGACAAGGTGGCTGACTGGACTCCCCCGGCAGTGGAGGCCGGGGTGGGCATTCCCGGCGAGGAAATCCTGCTGGACGGCAACGTCGAAGCCGAAGGCAAGCCGTTCTTCTCTGTGGGCGGCACCGCTGTCACCGTGGACGGCAACCTGTACGCCTATGCCGTGGACAACTCCGGCGACGAACGCTTCACGCTGCGGATCAAGGACCTGCGCACCGGCGAACTGCTGCCTGACGTCATCGAGAACATCTTCTACGGGGTTGCCTTCTCCCCGGACGGCTCCCGCCTGTTCTACACGGTGGTGGACGAGTCCTGGCGCCCCTACCAGGTGAAGGCGCACGTCCTGGGCACGCCTGTCGCCGAGGATGCTGTGGTCTACCAGGAGGACGACCCCGCGATGTGGCTGGGCTTCGAACTTTCCGCCGACCGGCGGTACCTGGTGCTGGGCATCGGCTGCTCGGAGTACAGCGAAACCAGGCTGCTCCGCTTCGACGAACCCACAGCGACGGTCAGCATCGTGATTTCCCGGGACGAACGGATCCTCTACGAAGCCGAGCCCTTCCTGCTCGACGGTGAAGAGAAAGTCCTGCTCACGCACAACCGCGGCGCCATCAACTCCATGGTCTCGCTGGCGGACCCGGCCGGGCTGCGCAAGCCGCTGGCAGAACAAACCTGGCAGACCGTCGTCGAACATTCCGGCGACGTCCGGGTGAACGGCGCCGGCGTCACCGCCACCCACCTGATCGTTTCCATCCGCAAGGACACCATCGAGCGGGTCCAGGTGATGGAACTGGCCGGACTGGGAACGCCCGCACAGCAGGAGCCCGTGGAGCCCGCGTTCGACGAGGAGCTCTACACGGCCGGGGTGGGCGGCTCCGACTATGAAGCCCCCGTGATCCGGCTGGGCTACACGTCCTACTTCACGCCGTCGCGCATCTACGACTTCGTCCTGCCCACTGTTGAGCGGCCCGCAGGCGAGCTGCTGCTGCGCAAGGAAAGCCCGGTGCTGGGCGGCTACGACGGCAGTGACTACGTGGCCATGCGTGAATGGGCGACGGCGGCGGACGGCACCCGCATCCCGCTTTCCGTGCTGCGGCACAAGAGCATCAAGCAGGATTCGACGGCGGCAGGCCTGGTGTACGGGTACGGCTCCTACGAAATGAGCATGGACCCCGGCTTTGGCATTGCCCGGCTGTCACTGCTGGACCGCGGCGTGGTGTTCGTGATCGCGCACATCCGCGGCGGCGGCGAGCTGGGCCGGCACTGGTACGAGGACGGCAAGAAGCTCACCAAGAAGAACACCTTCACCGACTTCGTTGACGCCACGGACTGGCTGGCCGGCTCGGGGTGGGTGGATCCCTCCCGCATCGCCGCGCTGGGTGGTTCGGCCGGCGGACTCCTGATGGGTGCCGTGGCCAACATGGCGCCGGAGAAGTACGCAGCCATCGTGGCCCAGGTGCCGTTCGTGGATCCGCTCACCAGCATCCTGGACCCGGACCTGCCGCTGTCCGCGCTGGAGTGGGAGGAATGGGGCAACCCCATTACCGATCCGCAGGCGTACGCCTACATGAAGTCCTACTCGCCCTACGAGAACGTGCGGGAGGTGGCGTACCCCAAGATCGCTGCCGTAACGTCCTTCAACGACACCCGCGTCCTCTACGTGGAGCCTGCCAAATGGGTACAGGAGCTGCGGAACAAGACCACAGGGTCCGAGCCGATCGTGATGAAGATCGAGATGGATGGCGGCCACGGCGGCGCCTCCGGCCGGTACGTGCAATGGCGCGAGCGGGCCTGGGACTACGCGTTCATCGCGGACGCGCTGGGCGCCACGGAGCTGCTTCCGGGTGCCGGCCTGAAGTAA